AACATCACCTTGGGCAGCAGCAGTAAGCATTCCAGCACCGACAAAACCAGACCAACCTGGCTCGTGACCCGAACCACCACCACTGATCAAGGACACCTTCCTAGGGTCATAttggttgttgaagatgaccTTCTCTTTTTCCAAAAGAGACAAGTTGTCATTCTCCAAAAGCAAGCCCTTAAGGCAGTTTGGCACCAATTGAGCAACATTGTTTGGTAAGAAGTGCTTGGACATGTTGAATTCTGCTATAAAGTAATAGACCAAAGCTAATAAAAAATCCCCATTGCGACTTAAATCTCTGGAAAATGTAAATAGTTTATAAATCGCGTCGTCAGTGCCATTGGATTCTAAACTTTCACTTTGGATTTGTAGTCTCGTCCCGCTTTCTGCATCAAATGAGGGGGCGGAGAGCTAGAATTCATGGAGCTGAGGGAGAAATATCGGTACTATCCaacttctgaagttgtCCAACCCCAAAATCCACCCTGAGCGGGGGCGGGGTAGCGGGGCAAATACTCAAGTGGGGTAATATATGCATttacttttttttttttttttgcagaACCCTGGTGCACACCATACTATTTTGCTTAGTTTGGCTTTCGAAGGCAGTACATATTACGAGATAATTTTCGGAGTTATGCTTTGTAGTAAGATTGGAATTGTGATTGAATGTGCAATTGTTGTAAATAGTGAAGTGCGTGGTCCTCCACTTTGCCCCGCTCCTCTGTGACGCCCCCCGATGAGGGGTTCTGCTTTTCTGCACTGAATGTTTAGTGAGTTAGTAATAATAGAAATACTTCCAAAATTCTTATAATTGGCTGGAATCCGTTCGTTGCAAAGTTCATCCCTCATTCTCCTTAACTAGGTTGACTTAGTATCTTATACCCAAACCAACATGACTACTGCTGGGCTCAGAATTGTCATTGGTTGCGATGAAGCAGGTTTCGAATATAAGCAAAAGCTCCAGCAAGAccttgaaaagaatgaCTTGGTATCTGAAGTTATAGACATTGGTATTAATACTAAAGGTGATCATCTCGCGTACCCTCATGTTGGTATCAAGGCTGGTGAATTAATCAGAGATGGAAAGGCTGACAGAGCCTTATTGATCTGTGGTACTGGTTTAGGGGTAGCAATCAGTGCAAACAAGGTTGCTGGTATTAGAGCTGTAACTGCACATGACAGCTTCAGTGTCGAAAGAAGTATCCTTTCTAACAATTGTCATGTCTTGTGTATGGGTCAAAGAGTGATAGGTATTGAATTGGCTAGAAGATTAGTGGCAGAATGGTTGACTTACAATTTCGATGAATCCAGCGCCTCTGCCTCAAAAGTAGCTGTTCTCAAAAGATATGAATCCATCTGTTAATAGTGGAAAATCTAATAGAATCTAAACCAACTAACTTGCTTCAATACTGTCGGTACATATAGAATGATGAATAGTACACAATTCTGTTATAATAATCCTACAGCAATAGAATTTTGTAGAACCATCCAAATGATGTCATAAACAGCCTACTTCCTTGAGGATAATGTTTGTACAAGTCTAGTAAGTGTTCAATATACAGGCTTGCAAGTATTTCCcccttcatcttctacgTATGTACCATTGAAGGTGTCAGTTGCCAGTACCAATTTTCTTGCACTAGATTTTCTGAAATCTGGGGGAGGTGCATACGATAAGATTTTTTTTGTGGGGTAGGGAGAGGCTAAAAACTCTGAGTGCCCCACGTATGACATGCAGGATTTGTCATAAATCATCCTGCACACGGATGACATGCAAGAAGGACTTCTGGTGCCCCTCGTCGATGTTCTTAGGCAATGAAACAGCCAAACTACGAAATAAGCCCCAAAAAAAGCTTTAAATAAACCAAGAGTTTGATGGTTGTGGACAATAACAGTTCAATAGTGGATAGCAGAAATTGTACACATTTAGACAGAATAGTAAGAAATGTATTGAAATCTTCTGCATCGTAGATTATCAGCAGAAAGACAACTACAGAAGTTGTATGAAGCATTCCTTTGGGAGAATAGTCCTGAAAATTGATTATGTTTAAGCTGAGATTAAGGATATGAGCAAATCGTAACTAAAGTGAAAGACACATTCTCCTTATCTTTCCTTATCGAAATCTAAAGCATATTCCACTTACAAGTGGAACACGAAAAGTAAGTCGTTTGCAATTACCCGTGTGATATTTTTGTGGACCCAATCTGGAATTATTGGTGCATTTAAGGCTACAATCAACTCGCCCGGAACCGCTCGAGTTCGCAATAAAATTTAGAAAGTGTAGGTCGTTTTCAGGGgtacaacaacaaaagtACTTGATTTCCAACAAACTGGGTATATGCTTAAATACTTAAACTGGAAGAAAATATGAAAGGTTTGACATTTTCTCATTTTGCTTAGGATTCGTAAAGCATTGAACAGTTTATATCGATACTGCaaaatttatttgaaaTTTACGTATGTATTGATACCAGAGGTGAACCTCCAACTAGAATCTCAGTCATTACTGCTTATCAATTGTAGAATGGATCACCTGCTGTCTCTAGCTAGAATTTTGAATCGTCTACAAGTACATCTCCTGTCGAATACCATCTACTGATTATCTAATAATGTGATATATGGTACTATGCATAAATAGAATCAGgccatttcttcaacacatCGTGTACTATCTATAATTTTGGATTAGTTTGCAAGACAACTAATAGTATTCGTCTCCTTGATTTTATAATTAGAATCCCGAAGTGTAGTCTCGTATTTACAGTGAGTGTCTTCAACCGCAAGGATTATAGAAACTACTAGAAATAGGAAGATCTAGAAGATGTTGACTTTTAGTGTTATTGTCATTGATTATCCCAACGTGAAATAGCTGGTAGTTGAAATAGCTGGTATGTGAGTAAAGAGGATTATTGGGTTGTTCTCAAATCACCTTCGGGACAATGCAAGCGCAGTTTCAACTTTATTAGATTTGGGCAACGCGGCTCGTGAACTTCAGAGATTAGACTGCCATTGTTTATTGGTACCATACTACTGTATGATTTTAGCCACactacttcaagaataagGGAAAAAGATAACGAAAATACTTTAAATTCTGCGAAGTGTTTCAACGATTCCGTAAGAGcgttttcttttttctaCGTCTATAGCTATGCTTTACAAAGCTCAAGAGTTTCAACCACAAGTTGGAATGATAATATACACTATAATACGACGTTTATTCTACGGTTCTTAGTATTTCCTTAGGAACTAGCTAAAATTGTGTTGTGTAAtgttctggaacttgtaTAATTTTTCCGAGTATTTTGTGGTAATTTTTCTTATCTTTCGTTTGCAATGCAGGCCAAGATAAGATGACAGTATCTGATGAGAAAATTTGCAACAAACTTGgtgacttcttgatttcacGTTCATTATAAGAACACCCCCGTTCAGGAACACCCCCGTTCAGGAACACCCCCGTTCAGGAACACCATAACCGGAAGTCAATTCCTGTCTTTTTATCAAGTGTGGATTACAAATCATCTACGGCTCCAAGATAACGAAAGATACATCAATAACGATGTCAGGGGCGCAAATGCTATAGATAAGCAAAAATGTGAGCCTTTAGGATCTTTATCTTACCTTTTATAAAAAGAATAATGTCACTTCAAAATTTAGCTTAGGATGTAGATAATCTACTGACCTCAAACTTAATCGTTCATAATGGAAAACTTCGTGAGAGCCTTCCAAAAGGGCAGTTCAAagaacaacgacttggGAGAAGTCAAAACCAATTCAATCACAGATGATGATTTAGAGGGGAtggtcaacttcaaaaaagGTGGCGAACATATCACAGTCGAAGAGGTTGACGACGAAAATCCTATATTCAAGGAAGATAGAAATCGTTTGTCACAAGACCTTAGATCCAGACATCTACAAATGATTGCCATCTGTGGTGTATTTGGGACAGGAATTTTCTTGAGTTCGGGCACAGTTTACTCTCTCACTGGGGCAGGTGGTTGTTTCTTGGCTTACGCCTTGGTGGCAGTAGTTGTTGGCATCAACCAAATTGCTATTGCAGAAGTAGCTGCTCTTATGCCTACATCTTCTGCAGTTGTTCGTCATTTAGAGCACTTCGTTGACCCAGCTATGGGTTTTGCCTATGGTTGGATATTGTGGTGGGGCGCAAGTATGCCGGGAGAAATTTCAGCAGCTGCGGTAATTGTCTCCTACTGGACTGACATCAATGGTGCTGCCTGGATCTCCATCATCATTGTACTTCTGTTTGCAAGTAACGCATACTCGATGAGGGTGTATGGTGAAATAGAATTTTTCTTCGCTATTCTAAAGTTGTCCTTGCTTTTGGGTTTAATTATTGTCTCTATTATAATAACATCTGGTGGTGGACCCAACCACGAAGCAATAGGATTCAGATACTGGAGGGATCCTGATGCATTTTTACCATTCTTGACGACTGGCAGTTTAGGACGATTTGCTGCGTTCTGGAAATCATTGAGTTCCGTTGTATACTCATACGGAGGTGTTCAATCTGTTCCAACTTTGGCCAGCGAGGTCCGTTATCCACGGAGGTCAGTGTTCAAAGCCTGCaaaagaatcttcttcagagttACCATACTAATGATATTAGCTGCATTCAGTTTGACTTTGATTGTTTCTCCAGAAGATAAGAATATCACATCTGGAAGTGGCAACGCCAAGTCATCACCATTTGTGGTGGCCATCAAAAATGCAGGTATCCCTGCATTGCCCCATATTGTCAACGCCGTTGTATTGACATCTGCCTTCTCCGCAGGAAATAACAACGTAGTCCAGGGAACTAGATGTTTATTTGCTATGGCTGTGAAGGGACAAGCTCCcaagattttcttgaaaacaaCGAAAAGGGGAATTCCTTTGAATGCTTTGCTTCTTGTCACCTTGTTCATGCCACTTGCATTCATGTCTGTTTCAGAATCAGCTGCTAATGTCTTTAATTGGTTCCAAAACCTAACATCATCTAATTTACTTCTAGGATGGATTTTGATCGGCTTGAACCATGTTTCCATGCATAGAGCAATGTGGGCCCAAGGGTATACGAGAGCAGATTTACCACACACATTTCCAGGAGGACAATACTCTGGATATGTGTCGGGTGTAATTTCATTGATTTTGTTGCTAACTGGTGGCTTCACTAACTTTGTCCATGGTCACTTCGCCATTGCTTcgtttttctcttcttacTTTGTGATTCCTTTGACTTTGGTattattcttgttctggaaaTTCTTTAAGAAAACAAAATACTTGAGACCGGAAGATGTTGATTTGAATTCCTTATTCATGGACGTTCAAAGGAATCCCGAACCTCTTGAAGAACCGCTTCGTGGATGGAGGCTCTTGACATTATTGTGGAACTAGGTTACTTTGTAGCACAAGTGATGTGAATGTATTGAATTGTGGGTGTCATTTGTAGTGGTACCTTTGCTAGTGAATACATATTCTGAATGTAATAAAAGAACAGATAGTCTCTCGATATACGGCGTAAAGAgatcaagttcaaaatttAGTAGCAAGCAAAGTCTACTAGCATAACCAACGTGAACAATATTTGCAATGATTCTAGACTTCTCGGGTAATTACTGTGAGAACCAGTGGCAGAATCATATAATTCCAAAAATTCTGTATCATATCATACGTCTATGTCCTTTAGTAGTCGTATTATTGAATCAAGTATTGCTGTAGTCTTGCTGTGTCTTTCTCTTAGAATTGCGCTCGTTGCATCGTGAAGCGCGGAAATACGGCAAGCTACAAAATATACAATCGACAATGTGACTTATAGTACACGCTTGTGCGGAGAAGTAAGACATTTCTACACTAAAAATGAATGTCCCCGCAAAACTATTTTAAGTCCGTTCCAGTACTAATGGCCCTGAGAGTATAGAAAGGGGCTGGAATTCTCAT
This Scheffersomyces stipitis CBS 6054 chromosome 3, complete sequence DNA region includes the following protein-coding sequences:
- the RPI1 gene encoding Ribose-5-phosphate isomerase B (Phosphoriboisomerase B) (LACB) (RPIB) (Ribose-5-phosphate isomerase B (Phosphoriboisomerase B) (LACB) (RPIB) (Bacterial)~go_process carbohydrate metabolism), which produces MTTAGLRIVIGCDEAGFEYKQKLQQDLEKNDLVSEVIDIGINTKGDHLAYPHVGIKAGELIRDGKADRALLICGTGLGVAISANKVAGIRAVTAHDSFSVERSILSNNCHVLCMGQRVIGIELARRLVAEWLTYNFDESSASASKVAVLKRYESIC
- the DIP5.2 gene encoding dicarboxylic amino acid permease (go_component signal recognition particle (sensu Eukaryota)), whose translation is MVNFKKGGEHITVEEVDDENPIFKEDRNRLSQDLRSRHLQMIAICGVFGTGIFLSSGTVYSLTGAGGCFLAYALVAVVVGINQIAIAEVAALMPTSSAVVRHLEHFVDPAMGFAYGWILWWGASMPGEISAAAVIVSYWTDINGAAWISIIIVLSFASNAYSMRVYGEIEFFFAILKLSLLLGLIIVSIIITSGGGPNHEAIGFRYWRDPDAFLPFLTTGSLGRFAAFWKSLSSVVYSYGGVQSVPTLASEVRYPRRSVFKACKRIFFRVTILMILAAFSLTLIVSPEDKNITSGSGNAKSSPFVVAIKNAGIPALPHIVNAVVLTSAFSAGNNNVVQGTRCLFAMAVKGQAPKIFLKTTKRGIPLNALLLVTLFMPLAFMSVSESAANVFNWFQNLTSSNLLLGWILIGLNHVSMHRAMWAQGYTRADLPHTFPGGQYSGYVSGVISLILLLTGGFTNFVHGHFAIASFFSSYFVIPLTLVLFLFWKFFKKTKYLRPEDVDLNSLFMDVQRNPEPLEEPLRGWRLLTLLWN